The DNA region TATGGGAAAACAGGGACAGAGATGAGGGGGGACAGAGACATGGAGAGGCAGGTATGGGGGTGTGGGAGAAATGCAGGGATAGACAGGGACATGGGTATGGGGGATAGACAAAGAAGCAGATAAAGAGAGACACAGGGAAATGGGGAGATAAATGGGATGACAGAGAAATTGGGGGGGTGTGCAGAAAGACAAAGATGAATGtgggagagagaagaagagattGAGAAACAGGAATGGAagaggggcaggggaggcagagagagagacacacactgTCAGCCCAGGggccctggcaggctccatgAAGAGCCTCAGGCCTGAGTCTGCGTTCTGTGCTCGCCACTCCCCCACCAGCATGTCCGTCTGGTGCATGGCTGGTTCAGGCCACAGCCTCAAACACAGGGCCTCCAGGGACGGCCACTGCAGCTCCAGCTGACTGCTACCGTCTGGGGACATGAACCCAGTGCTGCTACATCGGCTGAGCCTTCGGGAAAGGCCAGAAAATATGTTAAAGCATTACTGAGGCCAAACGAATGGTATCTGTGGGCCAGGTCCACCCCACTGGCTGTCAGGTGAGGATATCTCAGCTACAGAGGCACCTCGGGGGCTTTCGGAaactcctccccacctcccttttcCAAGCAGGAACAAGAGCCCCAGGACCTCAAGTTTGCCCCTGGGGTTTTAAGCAGGAAAAAGGCTTGGccaatttttgatttttaaagacatGATCCTCTCCACTTCCCACCCCAGAAAATACTCAGCAGTAAAATACAGGGGCAAAGGGCCTTAGATAGGGTCAGGGAAACTCTAGTATAGAGCTGCAAACCCAAGCTCTATAGGGGCCATGCCCAGAGGTCTCCAACAGAAGCGCACAGGCCTCCTCTGGGGCAGGACAGCTGAATTTGGATCCTGGCTCTGCAACTTACTGGCTGCCTGGCTTTGGGCACGTTACACTGTACTTCAGTTTTTCATATGGGAAATAGGGACTGTCAACATCAAGGTCAAGTGAGTTTTCATTAAGTTATTAACTGTGTCTAAAAGAGagtatgtgtgtatgctaagtcacttcagtcctgtccaactccgttcaaccctatggactgcagcctgccaggctgctctggccatgggattctccaggcaagaatagtggcaTGTGTtgctgtcccctcctccaggggatcttcccgacccagggatccaacccacatctcttacatctccttcattggcaggcaggttctttacctctagtgccacttgggaaaccccctAGAAGAGAATAGGGGGGCTTAAGTATTATTTAAAAAGGGAACAGCCACTACTCAGTTTCTGCCCATAGTTGCTTGGCATTGCcagattgatttttttcatgGCAGCAATTTGGAAACCGGGTGATACGTTGTGACTTTTCAACTCTGGACTCTAGACGGAAACACCGGGGCTGTGTGGGCCAGGCGGGGCACTCACCGCACACAGCCGGCCCCAGTGCACCCGCGCCAGTAGCTGCCGCGCCAGCTGCTCCAGGGCCCGCAGCCGCGCCTGGTGCTGCTCGTGGCGCCGCTGGAGCCTCCGCACCCGCCGCTGCAGCGCGCCCAGCGCCGCGCCCAGCCCGGCCCGGGGGTGCTGGGCTGATGCTCTAGGGCGCAGCCCCGCGGGAGCCGGCGGAAGCGACAGGGGCGTCAGGAAAACGGTGGCTGGAGCCTCGGGGGCCCCGGAGGCTGGCCCCAGCATCAAGAGCTGTTCGGGCCCAGGGGCCGGGACGGCGGGGCCTGGGGCCAAGGATAGGGTCGCCTGCAGAGGCGGAGGCACGACGGGTTTCTCCGTGCTTCGGGAACTCTGCTGCCTCTGGAAGACAAGGCGCGGGGTGGCGGACATCAGGGCCAGACTCCAAGGGGAAATTCCTCAGGCGGGGAGGGCTGGGGATCCGACTCCAGCGACGGGGCTTCCCCGAGCTCACCTGGGCGGGCGGCGCTCGGGAGAAGATGGAGGGCACGGCGTCGGGTCGCAGGTAGCGCACGCCCCAGCGCCACTGAAAGCAAG from Cervus elaphus chromosome 4, mCerEla1.1, whole genome shotgun sequence includes:
- the THAP8 gene encoding THAP domain-containing protein 8 isoform X2, with amino-acid sequence MGREHWVPSCHQHLCSEHFAPSCFQWRWGVRYLRPDAVPSIFSRAPPAQRQQSSRSTEKPVVPPPLQATLSLAPGPAVPAPGPEQLLMLGPASGAPEAPATVFLTPLSLPPAPAGLRPRASAQHPRAGLGAALGALQRRVRRLQRRHEQHQARLRALEQLARQLLARVHWGRLCALPQPEESQAFTIICGGPDIAVVLAHGPAPPTLDTKPELLDTQTPSA